A window from Leptospira fletcheri encodes these proteins:
- a CDS encoding AraC family transcriptional regulator, translated as MKNSLYIWDSHVLYAAWEETTALHSLYAASILISVEKPAFLYLSDGTSIEFTGAFLPPNRIYREMAKQTHVMNLYIDPDSELFGRIEGLMKGGVQTFDSGKIPNLSELVKKAMLEETTDEEVYEILKYIVETVFGSIFPYKEGRSLDPRVMTVVNHLHSLALIPHPQEIKLEKLAKLVNLSEDRFRHLFKETLFISVRKYILNLRLKVAARNMPKSVNLTEAAHIAGFSDSAHFSRTFRATYGHRPSIVFRSSKRTRIRSIK; from the coding sequence ATGAAAAACTCCCTTTATATATGGGATTCGCATGTTCTCTATGCCGCATGGGAGGAAACCACCGCTTTGCACAGTCTTTATGCCGCCTCCATCCTGATTTCAGTTGAGAAACCTGCCTTCCTCTACCTTTCCGACGGAACCTCGATAGAATTCACCGGAGCATTCCTCCCTCCGAACCGGATCTACCGAGAGATGGCAAAGCAAACCCACGTAATGAATTTATACATCGACCCGGATTCGGAACTTTTCGGACGGATCGAGGGATTGATGAAGGGAGGCGTCCAAACATTCGATTCCGGAAAAATTCCCAACCTGAGCGAACTCGTAAAAAAAGCCATGCTGGAGGAAACGACCGACGAAGAAGTTTACGAAATACTGAAATATATAGTAGAGACCGTCTTCGGCTCCATTTTTCCGTACAAAGAAGGACGCTCTTTGGACCCGCGAGTGATGACGGTCGTAAACCACCTGCATTCTCTTGCGTTAATACCGCATCCACAGGAAATAAAACTCGAGAAACTCGCAAAATTGGTGAACTTATCGGAGGATAGATTCCGGCATCTATTTAAGGAAACGTTATTTATTTCCGTCCGGAAATACATACTGAATCTAAGACTAAAAGTCGCCGCAAGAAACATGCCTAAATCCGTGAATCTTACGGAGGCCGCACATATAGCGGGATTTTCGGACTCCGCTCATTTCAGCAGGACGTTTCGAGCTACTTACGGCCACAGACCTTCGATCGTATTCCGCTCTTCGAAACGCACAAGGATTCGATCCATAAAATAA
- a CDS encoding trypsin-like peptidase domain-containing protein, protein MGDAEKLRPFLKEARRLLEEKRDEIISVGFGIGTVSNEKNGGYDGTGLGILLIVPDFAEIDDFPEKISVQIKGELKSAPTILWQMAPPGTMIPNNKPPDPVRKQKQDPLVGGISISGGTGPWYNRQNPSAGTLGMVVKQGAKKVLLTNAHVVRKWDRSETLNNRVFQPGLGDGLGHKESLWIGRQTKKYQNIYKEKTYIDAAIVSLREGDDKARRADLKTLVHNEPAVAAGTTKTKLFSPVQKSGRTTNVTNGIVRCIGLEWISNFRDDHTKSGIVITPKKSNQLFAEHGDSGSVVLSKNGTPVGLLWRGEYFKQPRSKKPDDLWQMVFASPIGLVCEALNIQFPMSEGLEDEDAKYVRIVRHQEKSRPF, encoded by the coding sequence ATGGGTGATGCGGAAAAACTTCGCCCTTTTTTGAAAGAGGCAAGGCGGCTATTAGAGGAGAAAAGGGACGAAATTATTTCCGTCGGTTTTGGCATTGGAACTGTTAGCAACGAGAAAAATGGAGGGTATGACGGAACAGGATTAGGAATCCTTCTTATCGTACCAGACTTTGCGGAGATAGACGATTTTCCGGAAAAGATTTCGGTTCAAATCAAGGGAGAATTAAAGTCCGCTCCGACGATCCTATGGCAGATGGCTCCTCCCGGGACAATGATCCCAAATAACAAGCCGCCGGATCCGGTTCGCAAGCAGAAACAGGATCCCTTGGTGGGAGGCATCAGTATTAGCGGAGGTACCGGCCCTTGGTACAATCGACAGAATCCTTCCGCCGGAACCCTCGGCATGGTAGTGAAACAAGGAGCTAAAAAGGTACTTTTAACAAATGCTCATGTCGTACGTAAATGGGATCGAAGTGAAACTTTAAATAATCGAGTGTTCCAGCCGGGTTTGGGCGATGGTCTCGGACACAAGGAGTCGCTTTGGATCGGTAGGCAAACCAAAAAATACCAAAATATATATAAAGAAAAAACATACATTGATGCTGCAATCGTCTCCCTTAGGGAAGGGGACGACAAAGCAAGAAGAGCGGATTTAAAGACACTGGTCCATAACGAACCCGCGGTGGCCGCCGGAACAACTAAGACAAAATTGTTTTCTCCAGTTCAAAAATCCGGTCGAACTACAAATGTCACGAATGGAATCGTACGATGCATTGGATTGGAGTGGATTTCAAATTTTCGGGACGATCATACTAAGTCGGGGATCGTAATCACTCCTAAAAAATCCAACCAATTATTTGCAGAGCATGGAGATAGCGGTTCGGTAGTACTTTCGAAGAATGGAACTCCCGTCGGTTTATTATGGAGGGGAGAATATTTCAAACAGCCCCGTTCTAAAAAGCCGGATGATTTATGGCAGATGGTATTTGCATCCCCTATAGGTCTTGTGTGCGAAGCTTTAAATATCCAGTTCCCGATGTCGGAAGGTCTTGAGGACGAAGATGCGAAGTATGTTCGTATCGTGCGACACCAGGAAAAGTCACGACCCTTTTAA
- a CDS encoding 3-hydroxyacyl-CoA dehydrogenase NAD-binding domain-containing protein produces the protein MKNIGVIGAGQMGSGISQVLGQADYNVKLYDISEHQLDKSIVTIERNLSKLFQKGSLPEAKIRSTLSNIRKVSNLSDFEDCDFVIEAVSEDERVKIHIFEKLDSLVKNGAVLASNTSSISITRIASATNRPASVIGLHFMNPVPLMKLVEIIRGHNTSDSTFQKAKELVGHLGKESCVSEDYPAFIVNRVLIPMINEAIFAVYEGVGKPEEIDKGMKLGTNQPMGPITLADFIGLDTCLAVMNVLFSGFKEPKYRPCPLLVKMVEAGHLGRKTGRGFYRYEI, from the coding sequence ATGAAGAATATAGGAGTGATAGGGGCCGGACAAATGGGATCCGGTATATCGCAGGTTCTGGGACAGGCTGATTATAATGTTAAGTTATATGACATCAGCGAACATCAACTGGATAAATCGATTGTTACAATAGAAAGGAATTTGTCCAAATTGTTCCAAAAAGGAAGCCTCCCCGAGGCGAAGATTCGGTCGACTCTTTCGAATATAAGGAAGGTCTCGAATTTATCCGATTTCGAGGATTGCGATTTCGTCATAGAAGCCGTCAGCGAAGACGAAAGAGTCAAGATTCATATATTTGAAAAACTTGATTCTCTGGTAAAAAACGGTGCAGTTCTCGCTTCCAATACCTCCTCAATCTCGATTACCAGGATCGCTTCCGCAACCAACCGTCCTGCAAGCGTGATCGGACTTCATTTCATGAATCCTGTTCCGTTAATGAAGCTGGTAGAAATCATACGGGGTCATAATACCTCGGACTCAACCTTCCAAAAAGCCAAAGAATTGGTCGGGCATTTGGGAAAGGAATCCTGCGTATCGGAGGATTATCCCGCCTTTATCGTAAATCGCGTCCTGATTCCTATGATCAACGAAGCGATCTTCGCGGTTTACGAGGGCGTAGGGAAACCTGAGGAAATCGATAAAGGAATGAAGTTGGGTACCAACCAACCTATGGGTCCCATCACTCTCGCCGATTTTATCGGTTTGGATACCTGTCTTGCCGTTATGAACGTATTGTTCAGCGGATTTAAGGAACCCAAATATCGCCCTTGTCCTCTGCTCGTAAAGATGGTTGAAGCGGGACATCTGGGCAGAAAAACCGGACGCGGTTTTTACCGCTACGAAATCTAG
- a CDS encoding acyl-CoA dehydrogenase family protein produces MDFLLNEEQIILQDNVRQFVNEKIKPIASIIDAEHKIPDELIGQMADMGFLGSYLPEKYQGAGLDILSYILIIEEISKACASTGVLISGHTSLACDPIYRFGSDRQKEKWLPDLATGKKIGCFLLTEPDAGSDAANLSTTYKRDGESFVINGSKNFITNGAFLGTGIVFASSDRNLKHKGISAFIVDLKSPGVVILKNESKMGIRGSYTTAFALDEVKIPAENLLGEEHQGFKVSMETLNGGRIGIAAQALGIGEGAFERSLQYAKERKQFGKPIGDLQAIQFKLADMYTRLEQSKMLTYRAAWAKDHLPSYAMESAMCKVSASEAATFVTKEALQIHGGYGFITDYEVERMFRDAKITEIYEGTSEIQRVVISKMLLQYK; encoded by the coding sequence ATGGATTTTCTATTAAACGAAGAGCAAATCATCCTCCAGGATAACGTTCGTCAATTCGTGAACGAAAAGATTAAACCGATCGCTTCGATCATCGATGCGGAGCACAAGATTCCGGACGAACTGATCGGCCAGATGGCCGATATGGGTTTTTTAGGAAGTTATCTTCCCGAGAAATACCAAGGAGCAGGATTGGATATCCTCTCCTATATCCTCATCATCGAGGAAATCTCCAAAGCTTGTGCGTCCACAGGAGTGCTCATCTCGGGTCATACTTCCCTGGCTTGCGATCCTATTTATAGGTTCGGGAGCGATCGGCAAAAGGAGAAATGGCTTCCGGATCTCGCGACAGGTAAGAAGATCGGATGCTTTTTGTTAACCGAACCCGATGCGGGAAGCGACGCGGCGAATCTAAGCACCACATATAAGAGAGACGGTGAATCTTTCGTCATTAACGGAAGCAAGAATTTCATTACGAACGGAGCATTTCTCGGAACCGGAATCGTTTTTGCGAGTTCCGATCGAAATCTGAAGCACAAGGGAATTTCCGCCTTCATCGTAGATCTGAAAAGCCCAGGAGTCGTGATTCTCAAAAACGAAAGTAAAATGGGGATCCGCGGGAGTTATACTACCGCATTCGCGTTAGACGAAGTAAAAATTCCCGCCGAGAATCTGTTGGGTGAGGAACACCAAGGTTTCAAAGTAAGCATGGAAACCTTAAACGGGGGAAGGATCGGAATCGCAGCCCAAGCATTGGGAATCGGCGAAGGCGCTTTCGAAAGATCTCTTCAGTATGCAAAGGAAAGAAAACAGTTCGGAAAACCCATAGGAGATCTTCAGGCGATTCAATTCAAATTGGCCGACATGTATACTCGGCTGGAACAAAGCAAAATGCTTACGTATCGAGCCGCTTGGGCAAAGGACCATCTTCCCAGCTACGCGATGGAATCCGCCATGTGTAAGGTTTCCGCTTCGGAAGCGGCCACTTTCGTGACGAAGGAAGCTCTTCAAATTCACGGAGGCTACGGTTTTATCACCGATTACGAAGTGGAACGTATGTTTCGCGACGCTAAAATCACGGAAATCTACGAAGGGACCAGCGAAATCCAGCGCGTAGTGATTTCTAAAATGCTTCTTCAATACAAATAA